The nucleotide sequence GAACGAGCTCATGGCTGCACCCCCTCTACGTGTCGGGCCAGGCACCTCGACTCACTCGCTCCGATCTACTTCCGCCCCGGACCAACGACTCGTGGGAGCCTCCGGCCCCCAGTCGTCGCCGGTATGCCCGGCCCTCCACAGGACCCTAGATGCATCGGTGGCCCGCCGGGGTAGCGCACGCGCTACCCCGGATCTCGCGTACGAGCCCGTGCCCGGACGTCGATGCGACGGTGGACTCGAACCATGACCGGAACCCTCTCGCAGACAGCCGCTCCCGAGACCACGATCGCGGTCGCCCTCGACGGCGTCACCCGCACCTATCGATCCCGTGCCGGCGACGTCCACGCTCTGCGCGGTGTCACCCATGCGTTCCCGCGTGGCAGCTTCACCGCCGTGATGGGACCGTCCGGCTCGGGCAAGTCCACCCTCCTCCAGGTCGCGGCCGGGCTCGACCGCCCGACCCGCGGCGAGGTCACCGTCGCCGGCGTCGCCTTGACGGGACTCGGCCAGACCGAGCTCACGCGGGTACGTCGCGACTCCATGGGCTTCGTCTTCCAGGCCTACAACCTGCTGGACGCCCTGACGGCGTACGACAACGTGGCGCTGCCGGCCCGTCTCGCCGGCCGGCGGGTGCACCGCGACGCGGTGATCGGTGCCCTCGATCAGGTGGGCCTCGACGGTCTCGCGAAGCGCCGGCCGCCCGAGCTGTCCGGCGGCCAGCAGCAGCGGGTCGCGGTGGCGAGAGCCCTGCACTCCAGGCCCGACGTGCTGTTCGCCGACGAACCCACGGGCGCGCTCGACCGCGGCTCCGGCCGCCAGGTGCTCGAGCTGCTGCGCAGGCTCACCGACGACCACGGGCAGACCGTCGTGATGGTCACCCACGACCCGCTCGCGGCGTCGTTCGCGCACCACGTGCTGTTCCTCGCCGACGGCCAGGTGGTCGGGCGGCTGCACCAGGCCGACGCCAGCCGCATCGCGGCCGCGATGAACGAGCTCGAACGATGATGCTCAGCCTGAGCCGGCAGACCGTCCGGCAGAACTGGCGGCCGTTCGCCGGCGCCTTCACCGCGCTCGCCTGCGGCATCGTGCTGATCGCGCTGACCGTGTCGCTCCTGGGTTCGGTCGCCGCCACGGCGTCACAGCCCGGCGCGACCACGGCCGACCTGGCCCAGCTGGACGAACTCGGGGCGATGTTCGGGTTCATGGCGGCGGTCTCGCTCTTCATGGCGATGTTCGTGGTCTCGAGCACGTTCGGCTTCGTGGTCGCCACCCGGCGCCGAGAGCTGGGGCTGCTGCGTCTCGTCGGGGCGACGCCCCGGCAGGTGCGCCGCCTCGTGCTCGGCGAGTCCGCGGTGGTGGCGGTGGTCGCGACGGTGGCCGGCTGTCTCGCGGCCACCGCCCTCACGCCGGTCGTCCTGGCGCTGCTCCGGTCCCGCGGTATCACCGACCTCGACCTGCAGTCCCCGTCGCCGTGGGCGGCGTGGGCCGTCGCGGCGCCCTGCGGCGCAGGTGTCGCTCTGGTGGGTGCCTGGCGCGCGTCCCGGCGTGCGGCGCGGGTGCCACCCGTCGCCGCCCTCCACGAGGCGGCCGTCGAGCGGCGGCGGCTCAGCGTGTGGCAGTGGCTCATCGGCCTGTGCTGCACAGCCGCGGTGGTGGGCGTCCTGCTGGTCGCCACCCGGATGGAGCCGCTCTTCGCGCTGGTCACGGCCATCCTGCTGCCTGAGGTGATCGTCATCGGCCTCATGTGCTTCGGCGGCGTGCTGTTCCCGGCCCTGGCCGGCCTGCTCGCCCGGCCGTTCGTCGGCCGCGACGTCGCCGCCCGGCTCGCGCGCGACCACGTCCGCACCTCGTCGCGGACCCCCGCGGCGCTGGCGGCTCCGATCGTGGCCATCTCGTCGATCGCGGGGTCGATGATCGTCGCGCTGAGCTTCACCGCCGACTGGACGACGGCCCTGAATCGCGAGCAGCTCGCCGCGCCCCTGGTCGTCGAGGCCGGCGCGGCCGGCGTCACCGACCTGCTCGCCGACGACCCGGCCGTCGCGATCGCCGACGCCAGCCCGCCGGTGCGGCTGCGGCTCGGCGCCGACGGCGAGACCGAGGACGTCGAGGCCGTGGACGTCGCCGCCGCCACGACCGCCCGCGGGCTGCACGCCGTCCGCGGCGACCTCGGCGACCTGCGGGGCCAGTCCCTCGCAGTGTCGGAGACCTGGGTCAGCGACTCGGGCAAGGACCTCGGCGACACGCTCCCGGCACGGATCGACGGCAGCGACGTGGCGCTGCGGATCGTCGCCGTGGTCGCCGACGCGCCCGACCTGTACGGCGACCTGCTCGTGCCCGCCGGCCTCGTCGAGCAGGAGCTGCGAGGGCTGGACCCCGCGCTGATCTTCGTGGTGCCCCGCGACGACGTCTCGGTCGCCGACGCGCGAGCGTCCATCGAACAGCGCCTCGCCGGTACGTCCAGCCGGGTCCTGGCCGGCGACACGTGGATCGACCAGGTGGACCGCGAGGCCCGGTCGGCCAACGACGTCGGCCTCTGGGTGCTGCTCGGGCCGGCCGGCCTCTACGCCGGCATCGCGATCGTCAACGCGATCCTGATCGGCGCCTCGCAGCGGCGCCGCCAGGTTCGGGTCGTCCAGCTGCTCGGCGCGACTCACCGGCAGGTGCGGCGGATGGCGCTCTGGGAGGCCGGCCTGGTCGGCGCCGCCGCGCTCCTCGTGGGCGCCG is from Jiangella alkaliphila and encodes:
- a CDS encoding FtsX-like permease family protein; the protein is MMLSLSRQTVRQNWRPFAGAFTALACGIVLIALTVSLLGSVAATASQPGATTADLAQLDELGAMFGFMAAVSLFMAMFVVSSTFGFVVATRRRELGLLRLVGATPRQVRRLVLGESAVVAVVATVAGCLAATALTPVVLALLRSRGITDLDLQSPSPWAAWAVAAPCGAGVALVGAWRASRRAARVPPVAALHEAAVERRRLSVWQWLIGLCCTAAVVGVLLVATRMEPLFALVTAILLPEVIVIGLMCFGGVLFPALAGLLARPFVGRDVAARLARDHVRTSSRTPAALAAPIVAISSIAGSMIVALSFTADWTTALNREQLAAPLVVEAGAAGVTDLLADDPAVAIADASPPVRLRLGADGETEDVEAVDVAAATTARGLHAVRGDLGDLRGQSLAVSETWVSDSGKDLGDTLPARIDGSDVALRIVAVVADAPDLYGDLLVPAGLVEQELRGLDPALIFVVPRDDVSVADARASIEQRLAGTSSRVLAGDTWIDQVDREARSANDVGLWVLLGPAGLYAGIAIVNAILIGASQRRRQVRVVQLLGATHRQVRRMALWEAGLVGAAALLVGAAVTAFLGWLIRRATTADVTDVGLTMPWLPLTAIAITCALLVVLGALTGGRAMSAGR
- a CDS encoding ABC transporter ATP-binding protein translates to MTGTLSQTAAPETTIAVALDGVTRTYRSRAGDVHALRGVTHAFPRGSFTAVMGPSGSGKSTLLQVAAGLDRPTRGEVTVAGVALTGLGQTELTRVRRDSMGFVFQAYNLLDALTAYDNVALPARLAGRRVHRDAVIGALDQVGLDGLAKRRPPELSGGQQQRVAVARALHSRPDVLFADEPTGALDRGSGRQVLELLRRLTDDHGQTVVMVTHDPLAASFAHHVLFLADGQVVGRLHQADASRIAAAMNELER